A stretch of DNA from Methanogenium sp. S4BF:
CCAGTGGATCATTCAGCGTCTCCGGTGCAGAGAGCACGGTAGCACACTGCAGCTTCACCGGTTTCTCCAGCCAGCATTCCATTGCCATCTCCGGCCAGAACGTCAGGCTGGAGGGCAATGTATTCCAGAACAATCCCACCCGGTTCTTGCTGGTAACCGGCAGCGGGCATACGTTTACCAACAATACCTTCGAGGCGAACGGTGGAACCCAGAATGCAGCAACCCGGTTCGACGGGTGCTCGGGTGTCACCATCTCCCGGAACATGTTTGTGAACAATACCGCGCCGGCAATAGGGCTGCGGTGCACGCTTGACAACAACATTATCTTCCTCAATGACTTCATTGATAACAAGGCCGACCTGTTCCAGTTCACCAACAATCCCAAACCCCTGGCTATGGCGTGGGAAATTTCATCCATCGGCTACACCTATCTGGGGACGAACTACACAGGCCCACTCGGGAACTACCACAGCAGTTACACCGGCGATGACGCCGACGGCAACGGTGTCATCGACACGGCGTATACCATTGGCGCCAACCAGGTTGACAACGCACCGCTCGTCGACCGCTGGCAGACCTATCTCTCAGGGACAGGGCCGGAACCTGTTGCACCGACTGCGAACTTCACCACTGATGTGACGAGCGGCGACGCTCCACTGTCAGTGCAGTTCACCGATCTCTCGACCGGCACTCCTACCTCATGGGCCTGGGACTTTGAGAACGACGGCGTCATTGACAGCACCGAACAGAATCCGACCCACATATACACTGCCGCGGGCATCTATACCGTGAACCTCACGGCCATGAATGTTGCCGGCAGCGATTCCGACGTGAAGACAGACTACATCACGGTCATCGGAGATCCGTCCGGTCCGCAGCCGCTTCCGGACTATAACAATGTCTTCTTCAAAGTGGCGAACGACGCCGGCGTGAAATACAACGCCTTCGAAAACAACACGTACAACATCAGGTTTGAGGGCTATGACCGTGGCCTCAATGCCCTGCACATCTCCACCGACCCGACGGTAAACTTTGGTCAGGTGACGGTCACAGAGAACCAGACCGGCACTTTCTATGCCACCGATTCCGGCGGCAAGGGGTATGAGGATGAGATCCTCCTGATGCTCGCCGTGAACGGCACCATCCCGGATGACTTCAGCCTTCGTGTGCAGGCCGACGGCTACACATGGACACCTAACCCCGTGAGCAACCAGGCACCGGCGCTTGAAAACGTGACCTACCAGCCTGTCGCCCTCAACGAGACCTTCACCAAAGAAGACTTCAGGTACGGACCGCAGATCTGGAAGCCGACCGGCAACGGATTCGACTACCCGATCTATGCGGACCAGAACATGAGCGATACGGAAAACACCTTCCAGGTAATGTTCATTGACCTGAATGCAGGTGTCCTCCGACCTAACGCCGCCCTTGAGAACAATGGTGCGGTGCGGATTACGTATACCTTCGAAAATCTCGAAACATTTGCAGCCTTCAATGTCTATGCCTACTGTCAGAACTCCAATAATGGCGATGACATGATCGCATGGTCAAACGCCCTTGGTCTTGGCAAGGCTGGAAGTGGCTACTCGGTCGTCGGAGCTGTCTCCGGCCCGGTACCGGACAGAATTGAGGTTGAACCAACCACTGTGCAGGTTGCCGTCGGTGATGTATATCATTTCGCTGCCACCGCCTTTGACGCCCTGAACAATGTGATCAGCGGCCTGACTTTCTTGTGGGCAAGTTCGAACGAAGGTGTGGGAACAATCGACGAAAACGGCAACTTCACTGCTCTCGCACCGGGCACGACAGATGTGACGGCAAGCCGCCTCAGTATCGTGGGCACGTCTGCGGTCACCGTCGTCTCTCCCGAATCGGCGACATGGTATGTTGCAGGTGACGGCAGCGCTGATTTCACCACCATCCAGGCGGCTGTTGATGCGGCAAATGCCGGCGATACGATCATCGTCCGTGATGGCACCTACCAGGAGAACGTGGATGTCACCAAGAGTCTTGTCATCAGATCAGAGAACGGCTCAGCCGTGACCACTCTGTATTCAGTAGTGAAAGACAGCGGCTTTGATATCACCGCAGCTGATGTCATGATTGACGGGTTCACCGTCACGGCAGTCAACGGAAAAGGCAATTACGGCATCTACGTGCATGGCGCAGACGGCGCTCTCATTACCAACAACACCGTCCAGAACTGCCGTGAGTGCATAAAAATCGAGTCTTCATCCGGCAACACGGTAACAAACAACATTCTTTCCGTCAGCAACAATGCGGCAAACAATGTCTTCTGGCTTGCCGATGCGAGCAACAATGTCATCTATCTCAACGAATTCAACCTGGGTGCCGTAACCATTGAAGGCACTTCCACAGGAAATGTCTTCAGTTCCCCGACTGAAATGCAGTATGCATTCAACGGGGCTGATTATCAGTCATACACCGGCAACTACTGGAACGGGTATGTCGGGTCTGATGCAGACGGAAACGGCATCGGTGATGAAGCCTACACCATTGCAGGAAACGTAACCGACGCCTACCCGCTCATCCAAAAGCTCGATGCCTACACCGTATATGGTCCGGTACCTGTGGGCACGACCTACTATGTCTCTGGTGACGGCAGTGGTGACTTCACCACGATTCAGGCCGCAGTCGACGCTGCCGCTGACGGCGATACGATCATCGTCCGCGACGGTACCTACCAGGAGAACGTAGATGTGACAAAGAGTCTTCTCATCAGATCTGAGAACGGCGCATCCGTAACCACTCTGTACTCGGTAGCGAAAGACAGCGGCTTTGACATCATCGCAGCTGATGTTACGATTGACGGCTTCACTATCACCACCGTCACCGGGAAGGGCAACTACGGCATCTATGTGCATGGTGCCGACGGTGCTCTCATCATCAACAACACGGTCCAGAACTGCCGTGAGTGTGTGAAGATTGAGTCTTCATCCGGCAACACGGTCACAAACAACATCCTCTCCGTCAGCAACAATGCGGCAAACAATGTCTTCTGGCTTGCTGATGCGAGCAACAACCTCATCTACAAGAATGACTTCAACCTCGGTGCCGTTACCGTCGAGGGCACCTCGACGGGCAATGTCTGGTCCTCACCGGTTGCAGTGAAATACCGCATTGACGGAGCCATTCACACAAGCGTTCTCGGAAATCACTGGAACGGGTATACCGGCAGCGACACCACCGGTGATGGTATTGGTGAAGAACCGTACACCATTGCAGACGGCAATGTGGATGCGTATCCGCTGGTGAATTCGCAGGTTGACTATGTCACCGAAGAACTGCCTGAAGGTATCTCTGTTACTATCAGCCCCCTGAGGCCGGGATTACAGGGTGGGGAAACCCTCAGTTTCAGTGCATCCGCATTTGACAATGCAGGCGCTTTGATTGATGACGCCACCTTCAGCTGGATCAGCAGCAATACAACCGTTGGAACCATCGATGCGAACGGTGTCTTCACTGCTGCTGCACCAGGAACGACCACAATCACTGCATCCTATGCAGGTGCCAGTGCATCAACAGACCTGACCGTGGGCCGCGTCTGGTATGTTGATGATTCAGGCGGCGCTGATTTCATCACTATCCAGGCGGCTGTTGATGCTGCAGGAGAAGGGGATTATGTTGTCGTCCGTGACGGCATCTACAACGAGTCTGTCAGTATTACAAAGGCGCTGACCCTTCGTTCGGAGAATGGCCCGGACATGACTGTAGTGACTCCTGGAAACAAGAACTACAGTGGTTTTACGGTATCTGCAAAATCTGTTACCATTGATGGATTTGGTGTCAGAGGTCTCTCCAAATATGGAATTAATCTGCTTGGAGAGGCAGGAAGCTGTACGATCACAAACAACAGCGTTTCTGATTCCAGTGCTGGTATATACCTCCAGATTTGCGACGGGGCTAATCTCATCACAAAAAATACCTGTAATAACAACAGCGACGGTATCATTCTTATGGGCTCTCACGGGAATTATGTTGGAGAGAATGTTTGCTGCAATAATTCCAAGAATGGTATCAGGTGTCAGCTGGAGTTTATGACACCAGGGGCAGATATTCATGACAACGTTGTTTCCGGGAATATCATTATGAGGAATGGAGATGTCGCCCTGAGATTCATGGGAGCAATCAACAATCTTATCCTGAACAACACCATTGCATACAACGACTACTATGGCATTCTCCTTGATGGCGATTCGGAGGGCAATGTTATCTATGGAAATAATTTTGTTGAAAATAAGGGATTCTATATTTCAAATAGTCAGAATTCTTTAAACTCATCTGAACCAGTTGACTATGTCTATGATGGTATACAATACTCCGGCAGGATTGGCAATTACTACGGCGAAGCGTTTGATCTTACCGATTTGAATCATGATGGCATTGGAGATGCACCGTGTTATGTAAGTGCTGCTGTTGACAGCTACCCGCTCATGGGAATGTATACTGATGGTGTGATCTTTTCCTCAACAACCTACTATGTAGGCGATGACGGCGGCGCTGATTTCACCACAATTCAGGCAGCGGTTGACGCTGCATCAGACGGCGATGCGATCATCGTCCGTGACGGCACCTACGCCGAGAGCATCAATGTCACCAGAAGCATCTCAATTCGTTCCGAAAACGGCGCTGCAACAACGATACTCTCACCGGGTTCTTTCAGCGGGTTTGTGGTAACGGCCGACGGGGCAAGTGTTGAAGGATTTACCATCGATCGTGTCAACGGCGACGGAAATTTCGGGGTTAAGATCACCCGGGCAAAGGGCGTCTCAGTCATAAACAACACCTTCAACGTCTGCCGCGAGGGCATCAAACTTGACACGGCTGAGGAAACTGTCATCATCGGCAATGACGTTCTTATCAACAACAAAGCCACGAACAAGGTGCTCTGGCTCATTAATTCGAGTAATAACCTGATCTATTACAACACCTTCACGAAGGGAATAGTGACCGTCGAGGGCACGTCCTCTGACAACATCTGGAGCTCGTCCGATTCTGTTGACTACATCTACAGCGGCAAGGGATGGTCTTCGCATCTTGGCAACACCTGGCCGGGATACACCGGCACTGATGCCGACGGAAACGGTATCGGTGACACACCCTACACGCTCTCTGACGGAAGCACCGATGCATACCCGCTTGTTGCCCCTCTTGCGAGCTATCAGATGGGGAAGAGTGAGAATGTCGTCACTTCCATTACCGTCGAACCGGCAACCGCCTTCCTTAAGCAGAATGATACATGCCTTTTCACCGCCACTGCTTTCGACCAGTACGACAATGAGATGGCAGACACCGTATTTACCTGGACAATCAGCGATGAAACGGTCGGCACCATTAATGAGTCCGGCTTCTTCTCCGCCCTATCTCCCGGTGCAACAACCATCACTGCAATGAACGGCACGGTTGAAGGAACTGCCACTGTTACCGTCAGAACAGCTGAACCGATGACCATCATCGTAGATGCATCGGGTGCAGGAGATTTCACTACGATTCAGGCGGCCATCGACGCAGCTCTTGACGGGGATACGATCGTTGTCCGGGATGGTTCATATACCGAAAATCTCGTGATCGGCAAGGTCGTTTCCCTCCAGTCTGAGAATGGTCCGGAACATGCTGGCGTCATCGCTGCCGATCCGACAGCCGCGGTCATTCAGGTTTCAGCGGGCAACGTCACCATCAGTGGATTCTCGATTTCCGGTACCCCGGATGGCAGTGAGAACCTGGGTACATCCGGTGTCTATCTGGTAAATGCCGATGACTGCACCATTCAGGAGAACATCATCACAAGAAACAGCAATGGTATCTATGTCTATCGCGGGAACAGGAATACGATTGACCGGAACACCCTCGCCGGAAACGATCAGGGTCTCTATATTAACGGGTATGGGGGGAGCACCTCTCAGCCCCATGTAGCGAACTACAATGCCGTCACACAGAACCTCTTCACCGAAAATGTTGCCAGCAACGTGGCGAATAACGGAGCTGTAAAGATTTACTATGCAGACAACACCGTCTTCACCAACAACACCATCAGCAGCAACACGAACTATGGCCTGATTCTCAATCATCCCGACCAGACAACGGTCGCCCACAATGTGATCATGTCAAACGGCGGCGCAGGTGTCTATCTGCTGTACAGCTACGACAATACCATCTACCAAAACACCATCGCAGAGAATGGAGCTGGATTTGCGTTGAAGAAGGGCAGCGGAACATGTGATATCTACCTCAATGATATCATCGGCAACGATGCGCTCCTCGTATCCGAAGACGGCCATGATCAGAACTGGAACACGCTTACCCCGATCACTTACCTGTATGACGGAAAGATGGAAACATCGCTTGCAGGCAACTATTGGGGAACGAACTATACCGGCACTGATACAGATGGGAATGGTATCGGCGATGAACCATTTGTCGCCGGGGTTTACTCGACCTCAAAAACGTACGTCGATAACTATCCACTGATCGCACCGTACGCGAACTATACCCTCTGTGATTCCGCTGTCCTGACTGCAATCACCCTTGATCCCTCAGAGATCACCCTGCAGAAAGGACAGAAAACTGCATTCACCGCTACTGCCTTCGATCAGTATGGCAATGAGATGGCGGGGACTTCCTTTGAATGGGCAAGCTCCGATTCCACCATCGGTACCGTGAATGCAAACGGCATCTTCACTGCCCACGGGGCTGGGAAGACCACGATCACCGCCTCAAATGGCGATGTTTCAGGCACTGCCACGGTCACCGTCACAATGCCGCACGGCGACCAGACGAGTGACTCCCCGCTCAACGTCCCCGGATGCAACATCTCGGATAAAGGGGACGGCACGCGTGAGGTCATCGTGAACCTCACCGCTACCAATGCAACCGTCAACGGGAACGCCATCCAGATTGATGAAGACACCTTTAGCCTCATCATCGAAACAGAGGGTGCACCCACTGTCGGAAATGGCACGGCGAACGGAACGGTATCGGGCATTTCCCTTACCACCACACCGGTTTCGACGAACTTTGACGCCCTTGGGAATGTCACCGCCTCGCTGATGGTCAATCTCACGGGCATCCCCTCAGGGGCTGCTCTGGAGACCACCATCTCAGAGAACGTCTCCGCCGCTGCCCAGTCTGCCTTCCAGATTGCCGCCACGAATGACGGCCTGAACCTCGATGCGGTCGCCTACACAATGAATATCGTCAAGACGAATCTTGCCAACGGACAGGACATCGCCGATGCGACGATTCGTATGGCCGTCAGCCCGGCATGGGTTGCCGCAAACGGCGGATATGCCGGCGTTAAGATCATCCGCTTCGCGGAAGACGGCACCATGGAAGTCCTGAATACCGTCTATCTCGGATTCGACGGCGAACTGGATCTGTTTGAGGCTCTGTCACCAAACGGACTGTCCATTTTTGGTCTCTCCGCCACGAGCACCCCAGGGAGCTCGTCCGGCTCCGGGTCTTCCTCTTCCGGCGGAGTATCCAGCTCAATCAGTACCGCACGCTGTGACGGCATCAATGCCGGAGAAACCGGTGTCTTCATGATGAAGAGAACCGCTATCACCGAAATCGATGTCAAAGCAGGCACGAACATTCCGTCCATGATGCTGACGGCAGAGCAGGTTGCAAAACCATCGAACATCGGGAATGCACCCAATGCGGTCTACCAGTATGTGGAAATTACCTCCTACCTTGCACCGGAAGACGGCATGGAGATGGCAACGCTGAAGTTTGGTGTTGACAAGGAGTGGCTCGACTCCATCGGCGCTGGTGCATCTGATGTGAAGATGTACCACTACGACGAAGCGACCGACAGCTGGGTGCTCCTCTCCACGGTTGCCTGCGGTGAGGACGGCACCTGCTATACGTTCTTCGCAGACACGCCCTCGTTCAGCCTCTTTGCCATCTCGGCGGAGAAAGGTATTGCATCTGCGGCACCGGAATCACCTGAAGACGGTTTACAGCCGGCTGCTGCAGGCGGAAACACACCCGCTGCGGGTGACCAGTCCCCGGCAGACACAC
This window harbors:
- a CDS encoding NosD domain-containing protein, with protein sequence MKRLTSEPGGCLRWIAVMLLLFIFIGIAPASAEELPDCLHVYVNVSNDLGPRFSDSENGSYYMKFDGGGLNALHLTTDTAVPTGQVTTSNDQSGVFYITDTGGRGYSDNTILMFAVNGTVPDDFALTVRASGYVWEPVAVVNTLPLLENIEHIDGTMEETFTKEDLIYGPQTWKPAGNNLPKAYPIYYGQDTGDTTNSFRLMFIDLKAGPISKATGLASSSDLTDCGGVKVEYTLENLETFAAFNAYVWCNQSNQGQGISWTNKVADSGASVYQVIGIPPVIPTADFTADPVSGDAPLEVQFTDTSLDDPSLWAWDFENDGVIDSTEQNPTCTYTAAGTYSVNLTVTNSAGSDSVVKTDLITVTAPLPKTVTVGASGCDFTDLDSAFASPSLNDGDTILVSAGSYALSTPLAKTVTLTGEGADVVTVTPTGAAFSGAGTVIEGIGFTSGSFSVSGAESTVAHCSFTGFSSQHSIAISGQNVTLEGNVFQNNPTRFMLITGSGHTFTNNTFEANGGTQNAATRFDGCSGVTITRNTFANNTAPAIGLRCTLDNNSIFLNDFIDNKADLFQFTNNPKPLAMAWEISSIDYTYLGTPYTGPLGNYHSSYTGDDADGNGVIDTAYTIGTNQVDNAPLVDRWQTYFPEVTPKTVTVGASGCDFTDLDSAFASPSLNDGDTILVSAGSYALSTPLAKTVTLTGEGADVVTVTPTGAAFSGAGTVVEGIGFTSGSFSVSGAESTVAHCSFTGFSSQHSIAISGQNVRLEGNVFQNNPTRFLLVTGSGHTFTNNTFEANGGTQNAATRFDGCSGVTISRNMFVNNTAPAIGLRCTLDNNIIFLNDFIDNKADLFQFTNNPKPLAMAWEISSIGYTYLGTNYTGPLGNYHSSYTGDDADGNGVIDTAYTIGANQVDNAPLVDRWQTYLSGTGPEPVAPTANFTTDVTSGDAPLSVQFTDLSTGTPTSWAWDFENDGVIDSTEQNPTHIYTAAGIYTVNLTAMNVAGSDSDVKTDYITVIGDPSGPQPLPDYNNVFFKVANDAGVKYNAFENNTYNIRFEGYDRGLNALHISTDPTVNFGQVTVTENQTGTFYATDSGGKGYEDEILLMLAVNGTIPDDFSLRVQADGYTWTPNPVSNQAPALENVTYQPVALNETFTKEDFRYGPQIWKPTGNGFDYPIYADQNMSDTENTFQVMFIDLNAGVLRPNAALENNGAVRITYTFENLETFAAFNVYAYCQNSNNGDDMIAWSNALGLGKAGSGYSVVGAVSGPVPDRIEVEPTTVQVAVGDVYHFAATAFDALNNVISGLTFLWASSNEGVGTIDENGNFTALAPGTTDVTASRLSIVGTSAVTVVSPESATWYVAGDGSADFTTIQAAVDAANAGDTIIVRDGTYQENVDVTKSLVIRSENGSAVTTLYSVVKDSGFDITAADVMIDGFTVTAVNGKGNYGIYVHGADGALITNNTVQNCRECIKIESSSGNTVTNNILSVSNNAANNVFWLADASNNVIYLNEFNLGAVTIEGTSTGNVFSSPTEMQYAFNGADYQSYTGNYWNGYVGSDADGNGIGDEAYTIAGNVTDAYPLIQKLDAYTVYGPVPVGTTYYVSGDGSGDFTTIQAAVDAAADGDTIIVRDGTYQENVDVTKSLLIRSENGASVTTLYSVAKDSGFDIIAADVTIDGFTITTVTGKGNYGIYVHGADGALIINNTVQNCRECVKIESSSGNTVTNNILSVSNNAANNVFWLADASNNLIYKNDFNLGAVTVEGTSTGNVWSSPVAVKYRIDGAIHTSVLGNHWNGYTGSDTTGDGIGEEPYTIADGNVDAYPLVNSQVDYVTEELPEGISVTISPLRPGLQGGETLSFSASAFDNAGALIDDATFSWISSNTTVGTIDANGVFTAAAPGTTTITASYAGASASTDLTVGRVWYVDDSGGADFITIQAAVDAAGEGDYVVVRDGIYNESVSITKALTLRSENGPDMTVVTPGNKNYSGFTVSAKSVTIDGFGVRGLSKYGINLLGEAGSCTITNNSVSDSSAGIYLQICDGANLITKNTCNNNSDGIILMGSHGNYVGENVCCNNSKNGIRCQLEFMTPGADIHDNVVSGNIIMRNGDVALRFMGAINNLILNNTIAYNDYYGILLDGDSEGNVIYGNNFVENKGFYISNSQNSLNSSEPVDYVYDGIQYSGRIGNYYGEAFDLTDLNHDGIGDAPCYVSAAVDSYPLMGMYTDGVIFSSTTYYVGDDGGADFTTIQAAVDAASDGDAIIVRDGTYAESINVTRSISIRSENGAATTILSPGSFSGFVVTADGASVEGFTIDRVNGDGNFGVKITRAKGVSVINNTFNVCREGIKLDTAEETVIIGNDVLINNKATNKVLWLINSSNNLIYYNTFTKGIVTVEGTSSDNIWSSSDSVDYIYSGKGWSSHLGNTWPGYTGTDADGNGIGDTPYTLSDGSTDAYPLVAPLASYQMGKSENVVTSITVEPATAFLKQNDTCLFTATAFDQYDNEMADTVFTWTISDETVGTINESGFFSALSPGATTITAMNGTVEGTATVTVRTAEPMTIIVDASGAGDFTTIQAAIDAALDGDTIVVRDGSYTENLVIGKVVSLQSENGPEHAGVIAADPTAAVIQVSAGNVTISGFSISGTPDGSENLGTSGVYLVNADDCTIQENIITRNSNGIYVYRGNRNTIDRNTLAGNDQGLYINGYGGSTSQPHVANYNAVTQNLFTENVASNVANNGAVKIYYADNTVFTNNTISSNTNYGLILNHPDQTTVAHNVIMSNGGAGVYLLYSYDNTIYQNTIAENGAGFALKKGSGTCDIYLNDIIGNDALLVSEDGHDQNWNTLTPITYLYDGKMETSLAGNYWGTNYTGTDTDGNGIGDEPFVAGVYSTSKTYVDNYPLIAPYANYTLCDSAVLTAITLDPSEITLQKGQKTAFTATAFDQYGNEMAGTSFEWASSDSTIGTVNANGIFTAHGAGKTTITASNGDVSGTATVTVTMPHGDQTSDSPLNVPGCNISDKGDGTREVIVNLTATNATVNGNAIQIDEDTFSLIIETEGAPTVGNGTANGTVSGISLTTTPVSTNFDALGNVTASLMVNLTGIPSGAALETTISENVSAAAQSAFQIAATNDGLNLDAVAYTMNIVKTNLANGQDIADATIRMAVSPAWVAANGGYAGVKIIRFAEDGTMEVLNTVYLGFDGELDLFEALSPNGLSIFGLSATSTPGSSSGSGSSSSGGVSSSISTARCDGINAGETGVFMMKRTAITEIDVKAGTNIPSMMLTAEQVAKPSNIGNAPNAVYQYVEITSYLAPEDGMEMATLKFGVDKEWLDSIGAGASDVKMYHYDEATDSWVLLSTVACGEDGTCYTFFADTPSFSLFAISAEKGIASAAPESPEDGLQPAAAGGNTPAAGDQSPADTPAPAATTGNTTAIVILVVVAIIAVCGGVYWKKSSGKK